From a region of the Patescibacteria group bacterium genome:
- a CDS encoding NYN domain-containing protein, giving the protein MTPFHSKKKGNVDSDVIFEIMKNLIDNKNFNKIILVSGDGDYKKLIDYLMKKDKFKKILFPNREFASSLYKSLGSEFFDYLENTHIKSKIEYK; this is encoded by the coding sequence CTGACCCCATTTCATTCAAAAAAGAAAGGTAATGTTGATTCTGATGTTATTTTTGAGATAATGAAAAATTTAATTGACAATAAAAATTTTAATAAAATTATTTTGGTTTCAGGTGACGGTGATTACAAGAAACTCATAGATTATTTAATGAAAAAAGACAAATTTAAAAAGATACTTTTTCCTAATAGAGAGTTCGCTTCTTCTTTGTATAAAAGTTTAGGTTCAGAATTCTTTGATTATTTAGAGAATACGCATATTAAATCAAAAATTGAGTATAAATAA